The Benincasa hispida cultivar B227 chromosome 11, ASM972705v1, whole genome shotgun sequence genome has a segment encoding these proteins:
- the LOC120091938 gene encoding gamma-glutamyl peptidase 5-like, protein MGMKRFALLLCAEDSDYVKIKYGGYFGVFVRMLGEEGEAWDRFRVAAGEFPADDQIDDYHGFVITGSCNDAHGDDPWICRLIALVQRLAFLNKRILGICFGHQILGRALGGKTGRGRSGWDIGITTVHVSSSYKLFSSLKIPTALSVIECHRDEIYELPSKAEVIGRSDKYGIEMFKYGDHILGIQGHPEYTKDILLHLIERLVLRRLITDDFAEEMRSNLEEGEADREAWKRLCINFLKGGL, encoded by the exons ATGGGGATGAAGAGATTTGCGTTGCTTCTCTGTGCAGAAGATTCcgattacgttaaaatcaaATACGGAGGATATTTCGGAGTGTTCGTCAGAATGTTGGGCGAAGAAGGCGAGGCTTGGGACCGTTTCCGTGTGGCTGCCGGCGAGTTTCCGGCCGACGATCAGATCGACGACTACCACGGATTTGTGATCACCGGTAGCTGTAACGACGCTCACGGTGACGATCCTTGGATCTGCCGATTGATCGCTTTAGTGCAGAGATTGGCGTTCTTGAACAAGCGAATCCTCGGTATTTGCTTCGGCCATCag ATACTCGGACGTGCTTTGGGAGGAAAAACAGGCCGGGGTAGATCTGGATGGGACATTGGGATCACAACCGTACACGTGTCATCATCTTACAAGCTCTTCTCATCCCTCAAAATACCCACCGCTCTCTCCGTGATTGAATGCCATCGTGACGAG ATCTATGAACTTCCTTCCAAGGCTGAAGTGATTGGACGGTCAGATAAGTATGGCATAGAGATGTTCAAATATGGGGATCATATCCTAGGCATTCAAGGTCACCCCGAATACACAAAAGACATTCTCCTACACCTAATCGAACGCCTCGTCCTACGAAGACTCATCACG GATGATTTTGCTGAGGAGATGAGGAGCAATTTGGAAGAAGGTGAGGCAGATAGGGAAGCATGGAAGAGGCTTTGCATCAACTTTCTCAAGGGTGGGTTGTGA
- the LOC120091199 gene encoding protein FLOURY 1-like, with product MGISSRLNKLLEQSSEFKSLFLVFGCFPRVFIILGLFLLLFWVSLKVVQFSWHGRDFMQLLCDFKEKSDNRRAGIWLKTSVVEVCNSCRSRRLDLMKKNGFLFSMFNLVGNSKWAVDLDGDVRSEDKGEVFEEDVQNEEKENDSEDDEFDVIKLRELVKIERKQKKEALEELEKERMAAATAAEEAMAMIFRLQHEKSAIEIRANQFHRMMEQKQQYCQEVIECLERIIMEYESEGSLSKQPCFCRPRPKLQPTGVGDGTSLFQCDMEFILEDDDALMNNIGMDLKEM from the coding sequence ATGGGCATTTCTTCGCGTTTGAACAAGCTTTTGGAACAGAGCAGTGAGTTTAAAAGCTTGTTTTTGGTGTTCGGGTGTTTCCCTCGGGTTTTTATCATTTTGGGGCTTTTTCTTCTGTtgttttgggtcagtttgaaggtTGTGCAATTTAGTTGGCATGGTAGGGATTTTATGCAATTGCTATGTGATTTTAAAGAGAAATCTGATAATAGAAGAGCCGGAATTTGGTTGAAAACCAGTGTTGTTGAGGTGTGCAATTCGTGTCGAAGTAGACGATTGgatttgatgaagaagaatggaTTCCTTTTCAGTATGTTCAATTTAGTTGGAAACTCCAAATGGGCTGTGGATTTGGATGGTGACGTTAGAAGTGAGGATAAGGGTGAAGTTTTTGAAGAAGATGTTCAGAATGAAGAGAAAGAGAATGATTCTGAAGATGACGAATTCGATGTTATCAAACTGAGAGAATTGGTGAAGATTGAAAGGAAGCAGAAGAAGGAGGCTCTTGAAGAGCTTGAGAAGGAGAGAATGGCAGCTGCAACAGCAGCTGAAGAGGCAATGGCTATGATATTTCGTCTTCAACATGAGAAGAGTGCGATCGAAATTCGAGCCAATCAGTTTCATCGAATGATGGAGCAAAAGCAACAATACTGTCAAGAAGTTATTGAATGTTTGGAAAGGATTATCATGGAATATGAGTCAGAGGGAAGCTTAAGCAAGCAACCGTGCTTCTGCAGGCCGAGACCAAAGCTACAACCGACAGGAGTCGGCGATGGTACAAGCCTCTTCCAATGTGACATGGAATTCATTCTGGAAGATGATGATGCACTGATGAACAACATTGGCATGGACCTCAAGGAAATGTAA